The genomic DNA CCCGAAGCCGCCGAACGGTTAAGATGCCACCGTGAGAAGGCACAGTCATGCAGGCGAAGCGAGAGTACCGCGACCGGGCGGAGACGGAAGTCGCGGTGCTCGATGCCCTCGTCGACCGGGCGGAGGAGGGGATGACCGTCTTCGAGCTCCGGTCCGGCACCGAGACCGACATCGATGACCTGGAGGCGGCGCTTTCGACCCTCAAAGAGGAGGGGCTCATCACCGTCGAGAACAGCGACGACGAGCCGATGCGTATCTACCCCGAACCGAAGGTAGTCCCCGAGCCGAGCGAGAACGGCGAGGAGCCGTCGCTGCTGTCGAGCCTCCGTGACCGCCTCGGCTTGTAGCCGTCTCGGACGGCCGCACAGTGGGCGACGGCAGGCGTATCGGAACGCCGAAATGTGGGATGCGCGGCTGTTTTACGCGTTCGGCACGTCTTACTGACAATGACAGTCGTCGCGGAACTACAGGAATCCTACGGGGCGACGTTCACCGAACGCGGCGGCCGGCAGGTTGTCGACCACTACGGGCGGCCGGAGCGAGTCCACAGAGCGGTTCGGAACGTCGTTGGGACCGTCGAGATGGGGTATGGAATCATCGACGTCGGCGGCGACGACCGCCTTGAGTTCGTCGACAACGCCGTCACCAACCGAGTTCCGGAGACGGACGGCGCAGGAAGCTATGCACTACTGTTGGACCCACAGGGCGGCATCGAAACTGAACTCTACATCTACAACGCCGGCGAGCGGCTGCTGTGCTTCGTTCCGCCGGGGCGGGCCGAGCCGGTCGCCGAGGAGTGGGCCGACAAGACGTTCATCCAGGATGTCGACATCAATGTCGCGACCGACGACTACGGGGTCTTCGGCGTCCACGGCCCGAAGGCGACCGAGAAGGTCGCCTCGGTGCTGACCGGCCCGACGACACCCGAGGAGCCGCTTGAGTTCGTCCGCGGGCGCGTCGGCGACTGGGGGACGACCGTCATCCGTACCGACGGCCTCACCGGCGAGGAGGGGTACGAAATCGTCTGTGCGGCCGACGACGCCGCGAACGTCTTCGATGCGCTCGTCAACCACGGGCTCAACGCGGCCCCGTTCGGCTACCGGACGCTGGAGTATCTGTGGCTCGAAGCGGGGACGCCGCTCTTCGAGACGGAACTGGAGGGGACGGTCCCCAACGTCCTCGGATTGCGGAACGCGCTCGACTTCGAGAAGGGCTGTTATGTCGGCCAAGAGGTCGTCTCCAAGATCGAAAACCAAGGGCGGCCGTCCAGAGAGCTCGTCGGCATCAAACTCGACGCGGAGCCGACGGCCGGGGCAGCAGTCTTCGACGGCGACAGCCACGTCGGCGAGGTGACCCGCGGCGACTACAGCCCGGCGCTTGACGGCGCAATCGCGCTCGCGCTCGTTGAGTACGGGCTCGAAAGCGACGACCTGACGGTCCGCATCGACAGTGACGATGTCGCCGCAGAGCGTGTCCAGCTCCCGTTCGTCGACGGGTCGGCACGGTCGGCACGACTCCCGAGCTACTGACGGCTGCAGGC from Natronomonas pharaonis DSM 2160 includes the following:
- a CDS encoding DUF6432 family protein, whose translation is MQAKREYRDRAETEVAVLDALVDRAEEGMTVFELRSGTETDIDDLEAALSTLKEEGLITVENSDDEPMRIYPEPKVVPEPSENGEEPSLLSSLRDRLGL
- the ygfZ gene encoding CAF17-like 4Fe-4S cluster assembly/insertion protein YgfZ codes for the protein MTVVAELQESYGATFTERGGRQVVDHYGRPERVHRAVRNVVGTVEMGYGIIDVGGDDRLEFVDNAVTNRVPETDGAGSYALLLDPQGGIETELYIYNAGERLLCFVPPGRAEPVAEEWADKTFIQDVDINVATDDYGVFGVHGPKATEKVASVLTGPTTPEEPLEFVRGRVGDWGTTVIRTDGLTGEEGYEIVCAADDAANVFDALVNHGLNAAPFGYRTLEYLWLEAGTPLFETELEGTVPNVLGLRNALDFEKGCYVGQEVVSKIENQGRPSRELVGIKLDAEPTAGAAVFDGDSHVGEVTRGDYSPALDGAIALALVEYGLESDDLTVRIDSDDVAAERVQLPFVDGSARSARLPSY